Proteins found in one Hypericibacter terrae genomic segment:
- the cysW gene encoding sulfate ABC transporter permease subunit CysW: MNAAKPQTPLRRRRDPTTEPIWVRWLLILVAVGYLLAMLVLPTASVFIGAFAKGIAAYLSAISDKDALAAVRLTLLVAAISVPLNVVFGLAAAWAIAKFEFRGKSLLITLIDLPFSVSPVISGLIYVLLYSVHGWFGPTLEALGVKVMFSATGIVLATIFVTFPFVARELIPLMQEQGTDEEQAAISLGANGIQTFFRVTLPNVTWGLLYGVLLCNARAMGEFGAVSVVSGHIRGLTNTMPLHIELLYNEYDFVGAFAVASLLAMLALVTLALKSLLEWRYADRLAGGARH; this comes from the coding sequence GTGAACGCCGCCAAGCCGCAAACGCCGCTGCGCCGCCGCCGCGATCCCACCACCGAACCCATCTGGGTGCGCTGGCTGCTGATCCTCGTGGCCGTGGGATACCTCCTGGCCATGCTGGTACTGCCGACCGCCTCGGTCTTCATCGGCGCGTTTGCCAAGGGCATCGCGGCCTATCTTTCCGCGATCAGCGACAAGGACGCGTTGGCCGCTGTCCGGCTGACGCTTCTGGTGGCGGCAATCTCGGTGCCGCTCAATGTGGTGTTCGGTCTCGCCGCCGCCTGGGCCATCGCCAAGTTCGAGTTCCGTGGCAAGAGCCTGCTGATCACGCTCATCGACCTGCCCTTCTCGGTCTCGCCGGTCATCTCCGGCCTGATCTATGTGCTGCTCTACAGCGTCCATGGCTGGTTCGGGCCGACGCTCGAGGCGCTCGGCGTCAAGGTGATGTTCTCGGCGACGGGCATCGTGCTCGCCACCATCTTCGTGACCTTCCCCTTCGTCGCTCGCGAGCTCATCCCCCTGATGCAGGAACAAGGCACCGACGAGGAACAGGCGGCGATCTCGCTCGGCGCCAACGGCATTCAGACCTTCTTCCGGGTGACCCTGCCCAACGTCACCTGGGGCCTGCTCTATGGCGTGTTGCTCTGCAATGCGCGCGCCATGGGCGAATTCGGCGCGGTCTCGGTGGTCTCGGGCCATATTCGCGGCCTGACCAACACCATGCCGCTCCATATCGAGCTTCTTTACAATGAGTACGATTTCGTCGGCGCGTTCGCCGTGGCCTCGCTCCTGGCCATGCTGGCGCTCGTCACGCTGGCGCTCAAATCCTTGCTCGAATGGCGCTACGCCGACCGGCTTGCCGGCGGCGCGCGCCACTGA